A region from the Gossypium hirsutum isolate 1008001.06 chromosome A08, Gossypium_hirsutum_v2.1, whole genome shotgun sequence genome encodes:
- the LOC107949064 gene encoding protein transport protein Sec61 subunit beta, with protein MARGSSHSQNTASSTTTRPGVMAPRGSAAATAGMRRRRVTGGAAATSALTTVGSGTSNMLRFYTDYAPGLKISPTVVLVMSFCFIAFVVALHAFGKIYRAKAGAGAGP; from the coding sequence ATGGCAAGAGGTTCCTCTCACTCGCAAAACACCGCTTCCTCCACCACCACCCGTCCCGGCGTCATGGCTCCTCGAGGTTCCGCTGCAGCGACGGCCGGAATGCGTCGTCGCAGGGTTACCGGAGGCGCTGCTGCCACCTCCGCATTGACCACCGTCGGCTCCGGAACGAGCAACATGCTCCGGTTCTACACAGACTATGCTCCGGGCTTGAAGATCTCCCCTACCGTTGTTCTTGTCATGAGTTTTTGCTTCATTGCCTTCGTCGTTGCTCTCCACGCTTTTGGCAAGATCTATCGCGCCAAAGCTGGAGCCGGAGCTGGACCGTGA